The segment GGCCCTGCGCAAGCCGGTAGGTCAGCGCGATTGGCCAGCCCTCAGTCCGTACGCCCGACGCTCGTCGACTTGGGCGCGCGCAAGACGGAACAAGCTACCTTCACTATGATCCTAGGTAATTCTAACGCATCAGACGTGCAGTAGAAAGCCGTCGTGCACAGCGGGGTGTGGGATCTCCGACGCCAACTGCACGTTATGATCGAAATGGGTGTCTGTTGGGAGCGCGGCGGCAGGCTGGAAATGTGAGGCCAATGCATTGCTGAGACTTACCGGTACAGGCTGCGAGGACGCAACGGCGAAATTGAATCCGTCTGCCGGTGGATCGATGACGAGCGTGCCTCCCTTTCCATCACTCGAGAGATTGAACGTGGAATGGGTATAGTCGCCGACCAGCGTCAGCTTTGCGACATGGTTCTGCGCGTCCGAAACCGTCAGCACACCGCCCGATGTATTGCCCGCGTAGGAGACCTGCGTTCCCGTTCCGAACGAGATGTCCCGCAGATCAAGAATGTCCGAATGCGCAGAGCTGCCGTCACCAGTCAGACCGTAGATCTTTCCCGTAAACTGCGTCGCATGATCTAGCACCAACGTACCGGTCTCACTGGCGAACGTGATCGAGCCCGAAACCCCGCCCGTCAATTCGAGCGTCGCGCCTGCTTCGATTTTCACCGCCTGGCTCATGTTGGTGAGGTCGAGGACAACTTTGCCGGAGATGTCCAACACACTCGATGCCGTGTTGATCACTCCGTCACCATTGAGGTCCTGATGCATCACGGTCTCGATCGCCTTCAAGGCGTCGCCCGTTCCAGAAACATTGCTGAGGAGATTGGAGGTGAAGTTGCCGTTGCTGTCGGTGGCCCACACCGTGTAGGCCCCAGTATAAATGTTCTTCCAGGCAACGTCGTAGCCGCTGGAGGTCGCCTCCGCCCCGATCGCCGTCCACGTGCTGGTGGGCCCCATTGCATAGGCAGCGCCGCCGGATTTCAACACGACTTCGGTGCTGCCTGAAGACAGATGCAAATAATTGCCGGACTGTGTCAGGCTCGTTGTGCCGGCGCTCTCCAGCAAACCGGCCGTCGTCCCCGATGTTGTGCCGGAGGTATCAGCAGTGCCAGCGTTGACAGCTGCACCGGATATCCCGGACGACGTAGCGGAATGTGATCCGATCACACCGTCGCCATTAAGGTCCTGCTGAAATAGCGTCTCGATGGACTGCAACGATGCACTCGTTCCCGAGACATTGCTCAGCAAATTGGAGGTGAAGTTACCGTTACTGTCAGTGGTCCACACCGTGTAGGCGCCGGTGATAATGTTCTTCCAGGCAACGTCGAAGCCGCTCGAGGTGGCCTCCACCGCGATCGGCTTCCAGGTGCTGGTCGGCCCCATCAGATAGGCCGTACCATTGGACTTCAGCAACACATCGGTGCCGCCCGATGATATCCAGAGGCGGTTGCTGGCCTGCGTTAGGCTAGCATTGCCGATGCCGTCGATTAGCGTCCCCACGATCGGATCGAGCGCGGCTGAAGGACCGCTCACATTTCCTGCGACATCCGTCGCAGTTGCTGTGAAGGCATGCGCTCCGTGGGTGAGCGCGCTTGTGGTGACGCTCCAAGCTCCGTTCGAGGCCGTCACCGCCGTACCCAACAGTGTGCTGCCCTCGTACAGCTTGATTGTGCTGCCTGCCTCGGCCGTTCCCGAGACAACCACCTTGTTGCCGGCGGTGAGCGTATCCGAGATCAGCGCCGGCGCTTTCGGCGCGGTCGTATCGATAGTCACCTTCACAGAGCTAGACACCACGCTGACATTGCCAGCTGCGTCAACCGCCTGCCCGGTGAAACTATGGGCACCATCAGTCAAGATACCAGTCGTAAACGACCAATTGCCCTTGCTGTCGACCGTAGCGGTGCCGATCTGCGTCGCGCCGTCGAACACCAGCACCTTACTACCGGCCTCCGCGGTTCCCTGCAGCGTCTGCTGGTTGGCTTTGGTGATGCCGTCGCCCGCAACACCGGTGTCCGATGAGAACGACGCAATACTCGGCGCGGCAGGCGGAGTGATATCGGCGCCCGGGTCTCCCGAAGCATTCCCGGTACCGATCTGAATGACGAGCGGATGATCAGTCAGAGAAACGTGAATCTGCGAGACATTGGTATATGTCGCAATCGGGCTGCTGCCGACCAGAGGATCGTAGACATAGACGACGGCATACGATTTTCCGAGATTGACCGTTACGTCGCTGGTCGGGGACGCGATCTCCTTCTGCTTGGTCGGATCCCAGATGACGTGCTCATCCCACAGCACCAGGTCGAACGTACCATTGTGCTTCTCCAACAAGAGCTGCTGGGCACTCGTCGGCAGATTGTCGAGACTGTAGCCCAGAGTTCCGGGCGTGAAAGGCTGCGACGCGCTGGGATCATTCAGAATTGTCGTGAGATTGTGTATTGCAGTGGCCACCAGCTTCGGGCTGCCGTCGTTGTTGAACAAGCCGAAATGCGCTTCCTTGTCGGTGAACTTCGGATCGGCCGCTTCATCGAAGAGCTCATACAGGAAAGTTTGCGCGACGCCGCTCTTGAAGGCGTCCATCAAGGTATCGAGCGTATACTTCGCCTGTACCGTCTGATCGACGCCGCTCATCGTATCGCTGGTCATCGTATCGTAGCCCGTCTCAGTGAAGATGACGGGCAAGCCGGCAGCATCCCACTGCGCGATCTTGATGTCGTTCTGAATGACCTGGTTCGGCGTCGTGCCGCTCCATACATAGGCGTGGATATTGGCGTAGTCGGCAGAAGACGACAGATTTCCAACCTGGCTATAGTTGGCGCTGTTCGACTGAGACAGCGTGAGGTTATAGACCGGCACGTCTTTCAAGGCCGAATCGGCCTGAACGCCGGCGAACAATGCGCGCTGGAATGCAGCCGCGCTCGATAACGACGAACTGCCATTGTAGGTGAAGGTCTGGATATCGACCTCGTTGGGGCCTTCGATACCGATCAACTGCCCCGGATGCGCTGCGACAAACGCATCGAGCTGTTTGAGGAATGTAGCTGGGTCAGTCCCCTGGGGCGTCAAGAAGTCGAACTTGATGCCGTCACTCGCCAACTGGGAATAGGCCGCCTGAGCATGTGCCGTCGAGAACATGCTGCCGTCGCGAACGCTCGAGACTCCGAGATACGCAAGCGAGCTCTCAACTAGGCCGACATTCTCGTACACCGTCCAGTTGCCCAGGTGAGTATTGACGCCAATCGACTGCACGAATTTGCTGGCGTCGATCGCGGTGACGTTTGATATGGCGGTTGTCATCTTATGGCCCTGCAGCGACGACCAGGATGGTTGTCGCGTCGAGGGCAAGCTAGCGGACATGAATTTCAACCAACTAAACGCGCGGTTCCCATTTTTACCGACGAAGGGATGTCAAAGTCGATTAGTTATTTCAATCGATTTTTAAGAAACTCGAAAATGCTTGCAGAATCAGCCCAGATTCTTTGCTCTGTTGCCTCCGCGGAGCGAGGATAAGTGGGATTCCCGTGCAAATACGGTATCGATGTTCGGCGAATTGGCCGCCCCTAAGGGACCGCCCAACCAGGCCGCGCATCGCGGCGCCCGCCGCCTTGAGATGAATCACTCTCCTAGCGCTATTTCTGCGCGTTATTTGACGCCTGTGAACCAGTGCGCACATCGTCGGCACGACGCGGGCGACCAGGAAGGGCCTCGTAGTTTTTGAATATCAGAATTCACATCGAGAGGAAAATTTATCGCCCACTTTCGCAACGGGGGTGCTGGCAAGAGACGACGATTTCACTCCGACGGCCCTGTTGCCGCTTCCATCGTCCGGCCGCATATTCTAATAATGTGCTTGGTAAAAAATCCGAGCAAGTTTGATCTAACTATCACGTCCGGTAGTAAGCATGCGCGTCGTTCACATTATGGCTGACGGAAATCCCGGTGGAGGGCCAGCCGTCGTGGATACGCTGTGCGCCGGGATGGCTTCGAATGGCGTGGAAGCTACCGTCGTCACTCAGACTGGAAGTTACTTTTTCGAGCACGCCCGCGCCAAGGGATGGAAGGCGTTCGGGCTCGACTTCAGCAGCCGAAAAAGCATCATCAAAATTTCTCGCGAGATTTTGAAGTTACTCGAGCGCGAGGCTCCGGACATCGTTCACGCCCATGGCGCGCGATCTGCGTTGCCGGTATCTCTAGTGCCACGGGCCAGGCGCCCAGCCTTTGCTTACACTATCCACGGCTTCCACTACGATCGGAAGGGCTTTGCTAGCCGACAGATTTTCAAGCTGGTGGAAAGATTATGTATCGGATGCGCGGATCAAATCATTCTTGTCGGCAAGGCAGATGAGGCCTTTGCCCATAAGGAAGGCCTTATCAACGACAGGCAGCGTTGGAGTCAGGTCTATAACGGCGTGGAGTTGCCACCGGGCGGTGACGTGTTACGGCCCGCCGAATTCGACGTCGCGTTCGTTGGACGACTGCACCCTCAGAAGAACCCGCTCGCGCTACCCGCGATTCTCTCTGCGATGAACCGGCCCGATGTAAAGATGCTGATAGTTGGCGGCGGTGAGCTCGAAACCGCATTGCGCGATTCAATCGGGAGGCTCGGAATTGTGTCCCAGGTTACGATGACTGGCACCAAATCGCGGATCGAGGCACTTGATCTGATGTCCAGGGCCCGTGTTTTTGTTTTGCCATCGCTGTGGGAAGGTGTGCCTGTTTCGATAGTCGAGGCGATGAAGCTTAAAGTACCCGTCGTTGCGTCAAGAATCGCAGGTAATCAGGAAATCGTCCGCCATGGACAAACCGGTCTTCTCGCGGATCCACACTCCCCGGAGGAATTCGCTAGACAAATCTCGTTGCTGTTGGACTCGCCCGAGCTTGTAAAGTCTCTCACGGAGCGAGCCGCTTCATTCGCGTCGACGACCTTCTCCGTCGAAAGCCAAATCGCAGCGCATTTTCGAATTTACGAAGACGCGATCCGGCGACACAACAGCGGTCGCACCTGAGTAACACCACGAACTAAAGGCGGCCTCGCAACTGTTCTACCAGACCGGGCGCGAGGTCAGGATTTTTCCATAGATCTTGCAGCGCGGCTGCAATCTCAACCCTAGGCGACCAGCCGAATTCAACCTGAATCCTTGCGATATTTGCTTGCAAGAACGGCCGGTCAACCGATCGGGCCCGCGAAACATCATGTTCGACAGCGATCGGAAGTCCGGTGAGCAATCGCAGTTGGTCCAGAAGCATCGAGACCGAATACTGCTTTCCGGTACCGAGGTTGACGAGTTTCGTCTCCCCGGCAGGGATATCGCCGTACAGGGCTACTCGCTCGAAACCCTCCGCCGCATCCTCGACGTGGATGTAGTCACGTTGAGGCCAGACATTTCCAAGCTTGATCGTAGTGGAGCCGGATTTCAGCTGATACACGATTTCAGGCAAAATGTGGGGGCTAGTCTCCCCCGGGCCAATTACGTTGAACAGCCGGACGATGGCACCACAAAGCCCCCTCTGCCGGACGAAGTAACGGACATATTGCTCGGCTTGCAGCTTCGTGAGACCGTACACATCGGCCGGCGCCACTACCGAATTAAGTTCGTCGTGCGGTGAATTGTCGGGCTGATAGACGGCACCACTGCTGGCGAAAACAAAACGCGCGCCCTCTGGACAGGCGCGGAGAAGATTCATCGTTCCGAGAACATTAACTTCCGCAGCGAGCGTGGGATCGCGTTCGCACTCGGGAATAAAATGGATCGCGGCAAGATGAATCACGATTTCGGGACGAAAGCTCTGTATGAGAGCGGCGACGGAGTGCCAATCCCGAATGTCAACCTTTGCCAAAGAAATACTGGCAATATCGCTCTCGTCGAAGCGGTTGCCAAACTTCAGCGAATCGAGCACGCAAACGTCGTGACTATTCCGCAAATTCCGTACCAGCTGCCGCCCTACAAAACCGGCGCCGCCGGCGACCAAAATCCTCTGCTTCATGCGACCTTAGCTTCACTGAAACTGCGGGAGTGCGACGCAGAGCGATTGATGGGAGTCGACCCAACCATTTCCTCGAAGCTCTCCGCGATCAGAGCCCAAGAAAGCGTCTTTGCAGACAAATGGCCCGTCCTTGAAAAGTGATCCCAATGGGCCATCAAGTCACGCACCCCCTGCGCAAGACAATCGGGTGTCGGTTGCGTTACAAGTCCACAATTGTAGGAACGAACGATGTCTTTCGTCCCGTTCATTTCGTAATCGCATGTCACGACCGGCAACCCGCTCGCCATCGCCTCCGCCACGACGCGCGGGAATCCTTCTCTCAGGCTCGAAATCGCCAAAACTTCAGATCTCGACAGTAGATCGATCTTGTCGTTTTCGGAGATCAAACCAGGTAGAAAAATACTAGAAGCATGGCGCGAAGCCATCGCGCGAGTCCTCACCTCCTCTAGCACAGGCCCATCTCCCGCGAGGGTAAGCGCTCCAGCGTACCCTTGGTCTTTCAACAGCTCGAAGGCGTCGATCAACAATGGAATATTCTTATGAGCCGTCATTCTCCCGATAAAACAGATGCCCGAGCGCCGGATGCGTGGAAGTGATTGGTAGTGCTCGACATCAAGCCCGCTCGGAAGAGAACGAACAGAACCGGAGCAAAAGCGTGCAATCGAACGACCCACGCTATCACTAACTGCCACGTTTCGCGCCACGATCCGTGGAAGCAGAGCCTGGATCACTCTGTAAAACAAACCAGTACGGATCTCGCACCAATGTATTACAGCTTTAGCGCGCTGAGATTGGGGAAGCGCAACTGCGTGCAGAAGAGGCCACTGATTCAAGAAGAGCACATCGTAGCTCGTCTCTTTCGCGACTCGGCGCACATGCAACGCGTATCTAAAGATCGTCGGCCACGCTCGCTTCATCGCTTTGAAGCGCGGGATCTTGTAATGAGCATCCATCGGATATCGAAAAACGACGATTCCGTCCATACTCTCCGAAGAAGGTAGGCCGGACTCATGCCCAATGCAATGGACGTCGACGGTATGTCCATTCTTCACAAGTTGGCGCGCAAGCCCTTCGAAAAAAAGCTCCTGCCCGCCAACGCTGGGAGCAAACAATTCAACGAATATCCCAATGCGCACGCCAACCGCCTTTCAATACACGCTACCGAAAAAGAGCAACATTCCTACGCCAACAGGAACCGCTGCTTGACCACAAACAATGCGCGAAACAGTCAAACTTGTGATTGTTTTATAACACATAATGGTCATCAAGTGAACGACAAAAATGTGGGCAGTTTTCATTCCAGACTGAGCACTGCCGCCTACTTTTCCGCCCGCAGTTTTCGTGGCTCTCAAGTGATCAAAGGGATCGCATTGTCGGCCCTAAGTTCCAGCTGACGTATTCGCCCTCTCAGATTGGCCGAGATGAACGCGAACACAAAAGTAACGACCGAAGTTGGGTCGAAAAACCGAATCTCGGCCACGTTCAAAATTAAGAAGAAGATTAAGAACCATTCCGAGAAGATCTCGGCGCCCCCGACGTATGGACGGTGACCTTTTGACGACCTGAGCAACGGCCCCAGTACGGCGACAAGAGTTGTCAGAAATCCGACCAACCCGATGTCGAGAAGGCACTGCAAATATCCATTGTGGGCGCTCAGTTCAAACTGCAAGGTCCTGTCCCAAAAGAGAGACCCGGGTGAGTTTGGCCCCAACCAAAATACACCGTATCCGTATCCTAGGAATGGCTTCGCGGCCGCCATCTCTAGCGCAAATTCCCAGATATTGGTGCGTCCGGACAGAGTCACGTCTCGGCCAATGACAAGCGTAAAGACATCAGGCGCGGCGACAAGGAATAGAATTCCCCCCGTGCAGATCAACCCTGTGAGTACCACCAATTCGCGAGGCCGCAGTCCCAAGCGGAACCTGGCGTAAGCCCAGCCGGTCACAAAGCCGATTGCTATCAACGGTGTCGCGGAACTCGCAAGCAACAAGGACAGAACACAGAGCCCGGCTCCCCCAACCCACAACATTCTGCGTCGCACGCGCTTCTGCACGGCGAGAGAGAGGAACGCGAGATATCCTATGCCGGCAAATTGCCCGAGAATATTCTTATGATTGAATAATCCGCGCAAGTGAGCGTTGGTATCCAACGCCTTGTCGGGCGCAATCAGCAACCACAAAAACGAGCCAACCAGGGCTATCGTAACCGCAATCTGCGCAAGCTTGATCAAGCGAAACAGGCTAAGTCGGGTAGCAACATACGTGCCGACCGCAAATGTTCCAACCAATCCAAGCACCTTTCTCAGCGTTGCGCCGGGATCTGAGGACCAGAGTGCTGAGAACAAACAGATTAAGATGACAAGAGCGGCCGGCCACCCCAACTGTTGGAGGTGTTCCCGGCGCCGGGTGCGCACCAGCAGATAAACTGCGCCGAAGAAAAACGGGGCGAGTAGGGCCTGCCGTATGATGTCCCCCGACTTATCGATGTTCATGACATCGAGGTAGCCAGGTTCATAGTCGGCCTGAAGACCGGTGATGCCCGGAACGATGTCGGCAGCGATCAGGAGATAGCAAATCAGTGTCGACGCAAGCAGCACATCGCTACGGCGAGCATTCGCGATTGATGAGAATGGCCCTACCGCCTGCGCCTCAAGCATCAACGTCGAGTCCGCTATCCTGTCCGCCCGGCAATGCAAACTCTATCAGGAGCGCCTTCGCAAACTCTCTTGGGTCGTCGGTAATGGTTGCACTGGCGAGCAATTTGCGCGGCAATCCGCGCACTCCCACAGGTGTGCTGACAATCCTCTTTCTAAACGATAGCGCCTCTAACACCTTGATGCTCACGCCTGTACCGGCGCGAAGCGGAACGGCGGCAACACGAATTGCGCGGTAGAATTCCGAAACATCGTTCAGATGGTCCCAGACGGTAACGTTGTCGACTCCCTCAAGGAGCGGCTCGACCTTGCTCGATATCCCCCCCGCAACCAGCATCCGAAACCCCGGTGCCTCCTGACGAATGATCGGTAGGATCACGTCACGTAGGTACAGGACGGCATCAAGGTTCATCACATCGTTTGATCCGATAAAACCGGCATCAAACGTCGGAGCTAGTTCCCCTTGGCTTGGCCGAGCCGCAGCAACGTAAGAGAACGGCTTGTGCGAGAGCTTTGCCGTTGATCGGTTGGTCTTGGCGTAGCCGGCAAACTCATCCGCAGATTCGACGCGCACCACATGACAAGCGTCAAAGATTTTAGCCTCTGCCCGTCGCGAACGCTCGATATCGATTCGCTCTAGATGATGCCTTATCCAGGCGTTTGCATGATTGCGCAGGATCTGCCTCAGGTTCAATTCGCCGAACAATCGCTGATACGTCCCTCTGTAAGCGACTGCACGACGGACAAAATCATCGTGGGCGCTCATCACCACTAGCGGCTTGCGCCCACGAAACAATCGCGGCAAAACCTGTCCAAGCAACTGGACCGATTGCGGCTTGGCCAAATATACAACGTCAGCTTGCCACTCATTCAATCGATTGGCAATTTCCCGCGCATTTTCAGAGTTGTTGGTAAACAATAACGGATGAGACGAGAGGACATTCCCGGTCAGTGCTCGCTCAACTTCTCTCCAGACCTGGCCGAAGATACCAAGCAATGTTCCACCTCGATTCCACCCGGGCAGTAAAAGAAAATCCGAAAACAGCTGGCCGTAAGCGGCATTCACCGAATTCAATCTCGCCAATTGCGGGTCTCGAAAGAACGAAACGCAATGGACCTTCCAACCTCTCTTTTTGTAAGTCTCAGCTATCGTATAGTAAATCCAGCCGGAGGCATTCTTCGACGGCAATGGCAGAAAAAGTTCGTCGGTTACGAAAATGATCGAGCGCTTCGGCATGTACTAACCCTGTGACGGCAATTCATCGTGGATCTGATTTCTGGATTTTGACAGCGAACTGCGTGCCGTCGAGAACCAAGGCACGAAAGGACGATCGGAATGATCCGCAACGCATTTATCAAAAGAGCAGTGGCTGCGTTAACGCTGCTATTCTCCGGCACATTTGTTGCGGCTCTATTGAATTTCATTGCACAACTTACGCTAGCCCGGTCGCTAGAACTAGAGTCTCTTGGTGCCATTGCTGCCTTGTCCTCGATGATCAACTTTCTTGCACTTGTCGGCATGGGAGGAATGAACTGGTTTCTCCTACAGGTCGTGGGCATGGAGAAGGACGCAGCTTGTCGCTGGTACTTTCCTGCCTCAAAATTGGTCGCATTGCTCACGGGGCTTAGCATCGCCGGCCTTGCGGCCTACACTCTCACCATTGCAAGATTTCTTCCCTCAGAACGCATGCTGCTGCTCGCAGCTTCGGTTCCGATGCTGTTGGGCCAGTTGGCAGTCGAGCTCACATCCGTTCGCTATCAAATCGAGCGAAGCGCTCACCAGGTCGCGTTCTGGCAAGTCGTCACCCCCCTTGGACGCGCCACGGTCGCGCTTGTCCTTAAGACATTTGCCCTTTCTAGCCTGCGTTCCGTACTCGTCGGATTTGGGCTAATGGGGCTGATCGCGCTCTTCTGGAGCTTAGCCATAGTGCCAGTGCGTTCATGGAACCGTCTATTGAGCAGCTATCGGCATTCCCATCCTTCTGTACTGGATACACTTCGTTCTGCAGGTCCATTTCTACTCTTTGGCGCTCTGTATCTCTTGTTCTTCCAAGGACCAATCGTAATATTGGAGTACTTTCGCGGCGGCGCGGAGACCGCGCAGTACAATATCGCCTTTCTGATCGTCTCCGCGACTCTGATGTTCCCTTCCGTGTTCTACTCAAAGTTTATCGCTGAAAGGACATTTCATTGGGGTCACCATGACCGACCAAAACTTGCCGCCGCTTTCTACTTGTCCGCGGCTCTGATGGCCGCGGTCGGCTTGTCCGCAATGTTGGCTCTTATGGTCAGTGCCAATTCACTGATCCCTTGGTTGTTCGGATCGAGATATGCTCCATCGATCAATCTGCTGCTTGTCATGAGTGTTGCGATCCCGGTAAGATTTCTACAAAGCGCATACAGCTCATTGCTCGTGACCGGGCCGCAGACGATCCCGCGAGTAATATATCTCGGCCTTGCAGCGCTCGCCTCGATCGCAGCGTCGTGCAGTTTCATTCCGGCTTTCGGTGCGATGGGTGCCGCTTATGCGACCGTCGTGGGTGAGTTTGTACTATTCTTGCTGTCCTGGCGTGGGCTGGTAATCCACGCACCGGAAATCCAGCCCTTTGGATGGATGAGCCCACATTTTATTCGCCAATCGGTATCGACTCTCAGTGACAGCGACGAGCACCAAGAACCACAGCAACCCACCTACCCGGGGAAGAAGAGATAGAAGCGCACCGTCCGCAGAAAGTTCGCAGCTATGTAGGTCGGTGGGTTTCGGTAGGTCGAAATTAACTGCAACAAGCAAGCCACCCCCACCGCCGTCACGGCCGACAGGAAGCCACCCACAGCGAGGAACAACCAAACACTGCGTCCCGCAGTTTCAAAAGGAATCGACGCCGGTTGCGCAATTTTGATGGCCGAAAGATTGTTTTCCGTCATTGCCGCCGCAATTCGCTTCTCTCCGGCGCGGGAGGTAATCTCTGCAAGTTCTTGTTCAGCCGACGTAAGCTGCCGCTTGAGGCGGTTGGTTTCGGCCTCGAGCCCGGCAAGGTTCACAAGGTCTTTCGCGACATTGTCCAGTTCTGCTGTGTGCGCTGATTCGGCCGCGCGAAGACCAGCGATCGTCATCTTCAGGGTCAAAAACTGCTGCGTAGCTTCCTGATACAGCTTGACCAGGAGCAAAGGCGGATCATCACCGAACAAGTTCTTGCTGTATGGAAGAGGAACAGCTGCTTCCGGCGCGGGTTTAGCAGGATCGCGAGCCTGCGAGGCCCGCGCAGCGTTAGGCTTCAGCTGATTGATCTGATCCTCGACAACCCGCAATTCCTCCTGCTTTTGCGCCAACTCTGTCCGCACTGTCGCCAGCGACTTTGCGAGGTCACTCTGGCGAGTGAGTAAGAGCTTTTTCTGTTCGTCAACCGCATATGTGCGATTTGCCGTCATGAAGGCCCCGAGTACTCCGGCCGCCGTTGCGACCCTGCGCTGAAGCTGATCCATCTCACCACGAAGAAAATCGGCAGCCGCAGCTTGCGTATAGAGTGCTCTGTACTTGCTAAGATAACTCTCCGTGAGCGCGTTCACAAAAGAGGCAGCAATGCGCGGATCTCCATGGCGAAAAGAAACTCGGATCATGCTGGTGCGTGGTTCGAGCTGCACCTTTAATGCCTGGGCCGCCAATTTGTAGGCGCGATCCTCGTTGTTCATCCTCTTTTGAGGTACGCCCAGATAGGCCAGCAGCTCAGAAAACTCGCTGTCGGGCCTCTTCGGGTAAAGCTTGTCGTCGCGGACGCTCTGAATAGCCGATCTAAGGACGAGCTCGCTGTTCAGTAACTCAATTTGCGAATTCACGAAAACGGAGTCGGACCCCAGATTACTGTCGCTTTGCTTGCCGTTATCGATGAGGAGCGACGCCGTCGCCTCATATTTGGTATCAAGCAGGGCGTGCAGCGCAACTGCAGAAATAACACCGGAAAAGAAGACCGCAGCAGCGATCAGCCAATAGTGGCGAAGAGCGCGAAGGACAAATAGCTCTAGGCTGCCGGACTGATCGGCCTCCTTTTCAGGTGCGTGGTGATCCTCAACTTGTGGTCGAAGAATAACGCGATAGTCTTGCCGCTCGAGACTGGTCATAGCAACCTCTGTCCGCCAGTCTGTAGACTAAAGCCCGCAACCGGCCTGAACAACGTCGATTGATGTTCAACTTCCATTGTGGTGAACCGGCCTTCAGCGTAAGCCATCTTATTAACTAACCTACTGACTTTGCTCACAGAAACACAAAGATTTTAGCCTCAAAACCAACCTTTTAAACCACCGGTCGAACTTGCACTGGCTAGATTCTCGGGATTATGCCTATTTCCCAAGCTGTGCCGCCAAGCCGATCCGTATCGAGAGTCACAGCCATGTCTCAGTGGCAACTTTCGTCGGCCCGCCTTCTGGCTTGGCGATGAGCCC is part of the Bradyrhizobium commune genome and harbors:
- a CDS encoding lipopolysaccharide biosynthesis protein, which translates into the protein MIRNAFIKRAVAALTLLFSGTFVAALLNFIAQLTLARSLELESLGAIAALSSMINFLALVGMGGMNWFLLQVVGMEKDAACRWYFPASKLVALLTGLSIAGLAAYTLTIARFLPSERMLLLAASVPMLLGQLAVELTSVRYQIERSAHQVAFWQVVTPLGRATVALVLKTFALSSLRSVLVGFGLMGLIALFWSLAIVPVRSWNRLLSSYRHSHPSVLDTLRSAGPFLLFGALYLLFFQGPIVILEYFRGGAETAQYNIAFLIVSATLMFPSVFYSKFIAERTFHWGHHDRPKLAAAFYLSAALMAAVGLSAMLALMVSANSLIPWLFGSRYAPSINLLLVMSVAIPVRFLQSAYSSLLVTGPQTIPRVIYLGLAALASIAASCSFIPAFGAMGAAYATVVGEFVLFLLSWRGLVIHAPEIQPFGWMSPHFIRQSVSTLSDSDEHQEPQQPTYPGKKR
- a CDS encoding glycosyltransferase codes for the protein MPKRSIIFVTDELFLPLPSKNASGWIYYTIAETYKKRGWKVHCVSFFRDPQLARLNSVNAAYGQLFSDFLLLPGWNRGGTLLGIFGQVWREVERALTGNVLSSHPLLFTNNSENAREIANRLNEWQADVVYLAKPQSVQLLGQVLPRLFRGRKPLVVMSAHDDFVRRAVAYRGTYQRLFGELNLRQILRNHANAWIRHHLERIDIERSRRAEAKIFDACHVVRVESADEFAGYAKTNRSTAKLSHKPFSYVAAARPSQGELAPTFDAGFIGSNDVMNLDAVLYLRDVILPIIRQEAPGFRMLVAGGISSKVEPLLEGVDNVTVWDHLNDVSEFYRAIRVAAVPLRAGTGVSIKVLEALSFRKRIVSTPVGVRGLPRKLLASATITDDPREFAKALLIEFALPGGQDSGLDVDA
- a CDS encoding GumC family protein; its protein translation is MTSLERQDYRVILRPQVEDHHAPEKEADQSGSLELFVLRALRHYWLIAAAVFFSGVISAVALHALLDTKYEATASLLIDNGKQSDSNLGSDSVFVNSQIELLNSELVLRSAIQSVRDDKLYPKRPDSEFSELLAYLGVPQKRMNNEDRAYKLAAQALKVQLEPRTSMIRVSFRHGDPRIAASFVNALTESYLSKYRALYTQAAAADFLRGEMDQLQRRVATAAGVLGAFMTANRTYAVDEQKKLLLTRQSDLAKSLATVRTELAQKQEELRVVEDQINQLKPNAARASQARDPAKPAPEAAVPLPYSKNLFGDDPPLLLVKLYQEATQQFLTLKMTIAGLRAAESAHTAELDNVAKDLVNLAGLEAETNRLKRQLTSAEQELAEITSRAGEKRIAAAMTENNLSAIKIAQPASIPFETAGRSVWLFLAVGGFLSAVTAVGVACLLQLISTYRNPPTYIAANFLRTVRFYLFFPG